CGTCATCGGCACCTGGGCCGGCTCGAAGCCGCGCACGGTGGAGCTGTTCGCGTCCGGCCTGGAGCCGCACTACGGCAAGCGCGCCCGCAAGGGCAAGCCGCTGTCGGCCAAGCTCAAGGCGCAGGATCTGGCGATGCGCATGACCGAAGGCGAAGCGGCGAAAGCCGGTTAACGCAAAAACGCCGGCTGCAAGCCGGCGTTCTCTTTTAAACCAGCGCCAGTTTAGTGCTTGGCTGCTGCCTTGTGCACATCGGCGGTCGCTTCAGCGCGCACCTGTTCGGTCTTGGCTGCGGCGGTTGCCTTGTCGGCGGCCGCTTCGACCTGGGTCTTGAGCAGCTTCTCGTCGGCCTTGATCATCTTCTTGTCGGCCTTGAGCTGGGCGTCGGCAATCTTGACTTCGGCCTTGGCCATGGCCTTGGCGCGGTCTTCAGGATCGGCCTTGGCGATTTTTTCAGCCGCCTCGGCGTGGGTCTCGACGGCGTTGGCATGGGCCTTGGCCTTGGTCTCATTGGCCTTGGCAACGGCCTTGCTCACCTTTTCGTCTGCCTTGGTGACGACCTTCATTTCCTTCGATTCGGCCTTGACGATGTCCTTCTCGGCCGAGGCTTCCGCTTTCACGACTGCCTTGGTGGCAGGGACGGTGGTGCTGACCTGGGCGGTAGCAGCGGTGGCGAACAGGCCGGCGATCAGGGTAGCGATGAGTTTATTCATGGTGGTTCCTTTTTTTTTGGTGGTTGAGTCGCGCAGATCGGTTTGTCTGCGCATCAGTTTTTCTCTGACGACGACTCCAGAATAGGCTGCCGCCTTTCCCGGGTCTGTTACCCAGCCCACTTAGGCCCCCGCCAAGTTGTAAGCAAACATTACTGTCGAGCTGGCCCCGCATACAGGTCGATGATGTCGGTGATGCCGTCCTGGCACACCGGGCAGAAAGCGTCGCTGCGGTCGAACATCAGGCATTGCATGGTCGGGCGGTAGTAGCCGGACGCTTCGTAGTTGGCGCCTTCGAAAGCGCCCACCGCGTGGCGGTGCGGCTTGCCGGCGAACAGCGCCTGGGTCGCGCGCAGGTCTTCGCGAAACAGCGCGTTCATCTCGGACTCGGGTCGATTGGCCGCGCGCAGTGCGGCGCGCCTGGCCTGATAGGTGCGCGAGGCCGTTTCGTATTGCGCTTTCGGCCAGGGCGTCGGTAGCGGGGTGCCGGCTTTCACGTGGCGCTGCCACTTGACGCTGGCCGGGTCGCGCAGCGCCGTCACGTTCGGCTCCCATGGCTCCATGCGCGCGCTTGCTGCCGCGTACGCGACCGGCGAAGTGTAGTACTCGTCGGCCAGGCCGGCGAAGTGGTGGCCGAATTCGTGCACGAACAGATAGCTTGCCCATTCGTTGCCGGCCGCCGCGGTGCTGAACTGGCCAAAGATGCCGCCGCCGCCATAGGTCTCGTTGTTGACCAGGATCTCGATAAATTCGTAAGGCGCATGCTGGGCAATGTCGCGCAAGGCGCGGTTATCCAGGGTGAGCACATAGCGCTCGCTGCCAAAGATGTCGTAGCGCGTACCAAGTTGGGATGCCCGATGCACGCCGGTGGACGGGCGGCTGATGCCCGACTCGCTGGTAGGCACGGCCAGTGCCCAGACATTGAAACTGCTGGCGCGCTCGCGAAAGGGCGAGACCGAGAACAGGTGCCTGGTCAGGCGGCGCGCCTCGCGCTCGAACTTGGGCATGTCGGCCGCGGTATAGCCATCGCCCATGATCAACAGGTCGACCTTGTCGGGCGACGGTCCGCTCACGTGGATCGGGATCAAGGGCGCCGGCGCTGCCGGCTGCCGCTTGACGACATCCGGGGCGTCGGTATCGATCTCGATGCTCCAGGCAACCGAGAACTCGTTGCGCTCGTCGCGCTCGAGGATGCGCACCCGCACCGGACGCTCGAATTTCGGGAAGCGTACCGACTCCTGGAAGCTGCGGCTGATCTTGCTTGCCTCTTCGGTGCTGCGCCACTCACCGAAAATGGTCGAGAAACCGCGCGAGTACAGCAGGTCGCCGGTCTTGGCATCGACGACCTCGACACGATTCTGGCCGCGGTTGGTCGCGTCGATGGTGCGCGCGCTACTGCCGGGCCAGGGCAGCGGTTCGATGACGACGCGTTCGAGCGCATAGCCATCTTGCAGCGCATTGCCGCTATGAGCGTAGTCGACGCGAACGGTCGCTAACGGGGCGGCTACAGCCGCGCAGGCAGCCAGCGCGAGCGTAGCGGCAATGACATGGGAAACGAAACGGCGCATGGAAACCCTCTACACGAAGATTCTCCATTGTACCCATTCATTGTACCGCCGGTTCGGGGCTCACCTGGCAGCGCCTGTCCTGTCGGCAGCGGCCGGGCGATACTGGTAGAGCGGACGCTGCACCACGATCGGCCGGATATCGAGGCGCAGGTGATAGACCGAATACTGCTCGCTGAGCGCGGACACGTAGCCGACGCTGTCGTTGGTGCGGGTTAGCCTGAATTCGAAACCGAGCCTGGGCTGGATGCTGCGCGGGCTGCCGAGCGACAGGCCAATGGCTTCGGGCTGGTCGCTGTCGATGAACCGGGCCATCAGGTCGATAACCGCGCCGTTGCCAAGGATATCGGCCGAGAACAGCGGCTCGCGGTAATAAGGCTGGGCCGGATCGAGCCGGTTCTCGGCCTTCTCTGGCGACGGCGTCAAGACCCTGGTGGACAGGTGGAAGCGGTCGCCGTTGTCGAGGTAGCTCAGGCGCACATTGCTCACGTCCAGCGGACCGTCGCGCGCGACCGCGTTCGATAGATCGACCAAGAGCGCGCCGCGGTAGCCGATCACTTCGACCTCGCGGTCGGGGCCCACGACAATTG
Above is a genomic segment from Massilia sp. H6 containing:
- a CDS encoding IgA Peptidase M64 yields the protein MRRFVSHVIAATLALAACAAVAAPLATVRVDYAHSGNALQDGYALERVVIEPLPWPGSSARTIDATNRGQNRVEVVDAKTGDLLYSRGFSTIFGEWRSTEEASKISRSFQESVRFPKFERPVRVRILERDERNEFSVAWSIEIDTDAPDVVKRQPAAPAPLIPIHVSGPSPDKVDLLIMGDGYTAADMPKFEREARRLTRHLFSVSPFRERASSFNVWALAVPTSESGISRPSTGVHRASQLGTRYDIFGSERYVLTLDNRALRDIAQHAPYEFIEILVNNETYGGGGIFGQFSTAAAGNEWASYLFVHEFGHHFAGLADEYYTSPVAYAAASARMEPWEPNVTALRDPASVKWQRHVKAGTPLPTPWPKAQYETASRTYQARRAALRAANRPESEMNALFREDLRATQALFAGKPHRHAVGAFEGANYEASGYYRPTMQCLMFDRSDAFCPVCQDGITDIIDLYAGPARQ